A single genomic interval of Armigeres subalbatus isolate Guangzhou_Male chromosome 1, GZ_Asu_2, whole genome shotgun sequence harbors:
- the LOC134204577 gene encoding mediator of RNA polymerase II transcription subunit 4, producing the protein MSSYHLSTKERLLAVVDDIEIISKELIENTIAPKHQKMSSVEHAQLVELLVSKDKELKATLQLAAEQASIEKKMDGLREQVKEQDEEINQLQKQLKEAEHILATSIFQGRQKLSSINKAVKRPVSSEELIKFAHRISASNAICAPLTWQQGDLRRPYPTDIEMRLGFLGKSDLNINGHNMQNQNNLNEMQRNATGTAAGSGVADIPASAQNQFAWHPSGELHMTMGAGAGSVSLDTRAHKDASQDDVEVMSTDSSSSSSSDSQ; encoded by the exons ATGTCCTCCTACCATTTAAGCACCAAGGAACGCCTGTTGGCTGTCGTGGATGACATTGAAATTATATCCAA ggaactGATCGAGAACACGATAGCACCGAAGCACCAGAAAATGTCCAGTGTGGAGCACGCGCAATTGGTGGAGCTACTCGTGTCCAAAGACAAGGAGTTGAAAGCCACTCTACAGCTGGCAGCAGAGCAAGCTAGCATCGAGAAGAAAATGGACGGATTGAGGGAACAAGTAAAGGAGCAGGACGAGGAAATCAATCAGCTGCAGAAGCAGCTAAAGGAGGCCGAACACATTTTGGCAACATCGATCTTTCAAGGACGCCAAAAGTTGAGCAGTATTAATAAAGCCGTCAAGCGGCCAGTTTCATCGGAAGAGTTGATAAAGTTCGCTCATCGGATTAGCGCATCGAACGCCATCTGTGCTCCGCTAACGTGGCAGCAGGGAGATCTGCGGAGGCCCTACCCGACAGACATCGAGATGCGTCTAGGTTTTTTGGGCAAATCCGATCTCAACATCAACGGCCACAACATGCAAAACCAGAACAACCTGAACGAGATGCAGCGAAATGCGACCGGTACTGCCGCGGGCAGTGGAGTGGCGGACATCCCAGCCTCGGCACAGAATCAATTCGCCTGGCATCCGTCCGGTGAACTACACATGACGATGGGCGCAGGGGCCGGGTCCGTTTCGTTGGATACCCGGGCCCATAAAGATGCCTCGCAAGATGACGTCGAGGTGATGTCCACGGACAGTTCTAGCTCCAGTTCGAGTGATTCGCAATGA
- the LOC134204674 gene encoding uncharacterized protein LOC134204674 translates to MHSTHNMSLEVLAGVTPLKHRYWELSLRILIKCGTSNTLVLENFDNMLELAHHSRYLRVYLNYISTDLCLPCYNPPRVHFVNDSSSIEYDLSMKHAIQGIPDHLRQISIPSIFSEKYEHVNCNNRYFTDGSRINGSTGFGVFNVNSTTFRKLQEPCSVYVAELAAINFALGIISDQPVDHYFIFSDSLSSIEALRSMKPVKHASYFLTTVREQMRDLVERSFKITFVWVPSHCLIYGNEKADSLAKVGAQEGEVYDRQISNNEFFPLVRQSTLQNWQMIWSHNELGRWLFSIVPKVSARAWFRE, encoded by the exons atgcattcaacgcataacatgagcctggaggtgcttgctggagtcactcctttaaagcaccgttactgggagctctcacttagaatactgatcaaatgtggaacaagtaacacacttgtattagaaaacttcgataatatgcttgaactggctcatcattcaagatacctgcgagtctatctcaactacatatcgacagatctctgtcttccatgttataatccacctcgagttcacttcgtcaacgacagttcctcaattgaatacgatctgtccatgaaacacgctattcaaggaataccagatcatcttcgacaaatatctatcccttccattttttctgaaaaatatgaacatgtcaattgtaataacagatatttcactgatggttctcgcattaacggatccactggcttcggtgttttcaacgtaaattcaaccactttccgaaaacttcaagaaccgtgttcggtttatgttgctgagctggcagcaattaatttcgctttggggataatttccgatcagcccgtagaccattatttcatcttctcggatagtcttagttctatcgaggcactccggtcgatgaaacctgttaagcacgcatcttactttcttacaactgtaagagagcagatgcgtgatttggtcgaaagatcatttaagattacctttgtatgggtcccatcccattgcctaatctatggcaatgagaaggcggactcgctagcaaaggtgggcgcacaggaaggtgaagtttatgatagacaaatctcgaacaacgagtttttcccattagtccgtcagagtactcttcaaaattggcaaatgatttggtcacacaatgaacttggacggtggctcttttccatagttcctaaagtttctgcgcgagcgtggttcagag aataa